atttaattaaaacatcattTAGTTTGGCTAAATGGGTATATAATCCCCTAAACTTTGATGAAAAAATCAACTAAACCCCTAGTTTTGTTAGTATAATTATAGTCCTTTTTGGATGGCTACTTCGATGGCAATTTGATTGTCATTGACTTCTATCTTAGCAAGCCATAAACATTACCTATTTTTTGTTCAATAAGGAATCTGTTTGAGAGTGCATTTTtgtaagtaaaatataaatacaaacgGGTCACTTGGTTTTACGGCTAAACTTTTGGGGAAAAGTTTTAGTGAAGAGCAATCCAAGTTTTTGTATGAGTATGAGATTGTTACGTAGTGAGTTGTACGACTTAAATCATTATTTGTATGTATTGAAGAATAGATGATTAGCTCTCTGGGAAAGGCCTCGCAGATGTAGGAGGaccaaatgaataaaatatgtatacgtgacatgttaaaattgttgaattgtttaaaattgggatcaaattgataaaatatataagtagaTTAATTGTGTTATTATACCAGTTAAAACGGATAACATCATCTTTTTTGTTAATGATTTAACATAAAGTAATCAAAACAGAATCAATGAAAAGCGTTATAGACGAAATTGAGAGATCTtataatttagtgaccaaaaCACAAATCCACTAATAACTAAGTGACCTAAAAGtaaaactcaaataattcagATACAACGTTATAcctaaatatcaattaaaagtAGTTATAGATTATAAATAATAAGGGGAAACAGGAGCACCGCCGTCAACAACAGCAAGTGTGTGGCAGTGTGGTAGCATTCGTAGCCTATAAGCtcaaaaccctatttttttctaaagttATATATAGGtgccattattttattatgatgaaattattgggaagtataaaataatttaaaatcattagtataaaattttatatttttaatctgttttaatatttttgaatttataatgtgggtgaaaattttaatgtgataaactattatctaaaaattaaatgtaattttgattaaaattgtaaaattaatatttttgtttcgtgtttatgaaattataaaaagtaaaaatagcaaGTAATTTTACAAATCCATGTAAAGTAAATGAAGATGGTAACGACTGCTCAGCCATTCCAGCCAATAAGAACCCGACAGCACATCCGTCAAAAAACCACTCTGGTTTTGCCCTAAAAccacatttttttcttcttctggttttcactttcttgttttgcTTCATTTCCCAATTCTATatatgttctatttttttttctcatccaCTCTCTGAAAACCACTTCAtatttagcaaaatcataagaactcaaaacataaactaacaacaacaacaaaaattcccCAACTTAGGTACGCAcaacacatatacatacatatatatatagacatacacacacacatatcGTTTTGGTTTTAAAGAATCTGGGTTTATTTGTTCCTTTGTTTCTGGTGTaacaattttttcttcttacaggtatattttttttttaaaaaatcatgggAAGAGGTAGGGTTCAATTAAAAAGGATTGAAAACAAGATCAACAGACAAGTTACTTTTTCCAAAAGAAGAGCTGGTTTATTGAAGAAAGCTCATGAGATCTCTGTTCTTTGTGATGCTGAAGTTGCTTTAATTGTCTTCTCCCATAAAGGCAAACTCTTTGAGTACTCAACTGATTcctggtaaaaaaaaaaacaataccatttctgttttgttttttttttcgtaTCTCAACGGCAGATCCATGTTTTAAAAATCTGGGTTTCTTTTTTCGGTTTTCGGTTTTTATTGCTTGTTTCATGTATTTTCATGCAGGTGAAAGAATTTAAGACATGTTGAGGTAGCATTTTAGGTAACAGGACATGTTTGTGTAATGAAAAACATGTAAAAGGATCATGAAAGTACTAAAATGAATGACCAAGTTTGTGAGAAAGAAGTTTTTGTCAAATCTGGTTAAGGAAGTTATTGACCAATGGAAGAACAAtaaattttttcccttttttaatgattctttattttttcatgtTCAAATGGTCTAACTTTCTTAAATaggagaaaatacaaaaaaaatctattaaatgaactaaattataccaagaaataaaagataagaaaaaaaacctaaccctatgtttatatgttgtttataatttattttctcttggaaaaaatgtttaatttgatatttttttgcTCAGcatttaatttgatacttaaataaaccctattttcattttctcatttcctttttaatttttacttacacacttttttggtattattttggggtacataattatatatcttcttcttcttcttcaattcttCAGCAGCTCTTGAAACCTAAACCCTCTCtggttttattttctgtttctAGTTCAAGAAACTCCCACACCTAagctaaaaaccctaaaaaatgaTACatctttttatagttttaacaaaaaatatttttaaaatgttaaatactCAATAATTTAAGCCAATTTACCAGGAAAAAAGACagaaaattctctcaaatttttgttctttaatgttattatttttctttccatttttggggtgtatatgtggctatatatattttaattatctatttatggttttcaaaataatttaaaatttcaatttttataaaaaattattgagaaTAAGTAAGTTACTAGTTGAGCTTTTACCTgttccaaattaaaataattacttatagatattaaaaattttcctaatttatacctcaaattttatatcttaatttttttacaattaataaaatattaaataatacagAAAATATTTACATAGAGTTTACTAATAAACAATGAACATTTATAAGTAGTAGCAATTTATTGGTTTTGATTTATTgagtgattttttttcttgatgtaCATGTTAAAGATTGTTTGattataaatgtaaattttaataatggattcgaatatttttaatctattttataaaaataaattagagcAAATATTTGCATAATATATTGTAGAAGTAAAGTAAAGTTCACATTTGTTAGGGTTTGGTTCTTTCCTTGCAACTTGAAAAATGGAATTGTGAATTAGGGTTTATAAGTTCTAAAATTgtctttacatttttaaaagaaaaataaataaatttcatttctttttcaattttatgaactttttttcTGCATGTAACTCAGTATGGAAAAGATACTTGAACGCTATGAAAGGTATTCCTATGCTGAGAGACAGCTTGTTGCTACTGAATCTCAACCTCAGGTATATAattcttatacatatatatatatatatatagcacataacataaaaggaaaaaaaatgggtGTTAATGTTATGGTATACAAATCTGCAGGGCAACTGGTCCATGGAGTATAATAGACTTAAGGCTAAGGTTGACCTCTTGCAGAAAAATCACAGGtataattctatatatatatatatatatatacttggaTTAGTGTTAGATATGGATACAagatattagtattttaaaaagaaatgaatatattatatttcattgtTGAATTTGGTTCTTAAAAAAATCCGAGTAACATAGGGTTTTGTTTGCAATTTTTTGCAGGCACTATATGGGAGAAGATTTGGACTCACTGAGTCTCAAGGAGCTACAGAATTTGGAACAACAGCTTGATACTGCTATTAAACACATTCGATCTAAAAAagtaatctttttttattttttttaaaatttttacaattaaaattgttcaattagaactgtttttttctttctagtgatgaaattatgtgtttttgtaGAACCAACTCATCTCCGAGTCAATCTCTGAGTTGCAGAGAAAGGTAAAGCCTTTCACAACATATTTTTTGCTTAtcaatgtgtatatatatacatatataaaggcctagcaaaatattatttattgtcCTACAATTACATAAATTTGTTCTGACAGGAGAAGGCAATACAGGAGCAAAACGCCATGCTAGCAAAGCAGGTGATTTACCCTTCTTTTACATATAtgtctatatacatatatatatatatatatttcctaaTCTGCCCTACACCCCCGAACCCAACATTACGTGTCTAAGTCTAATCGAACTTGCAATCTCTAGGAATACATCATTGATTTGATGCCAACTGAGCTAGAAATTACCCTTCTTTCCATGTTCATGGTTTCTTACTCTTTTTCTGCTCGGCATTCATGGTTTCTTACAATGTTGCTTTGGGTCGTTATTGATTCTAAAAGTATTCGTGTCCAACATCCATGTGACATTTGCAGATCAAGGAAAGGGAGAAAACGGTGGCGCAGGCACAGCAGTCGCAGTGGGGGCAGCACCAACAGCAGCTTGGCCTCAACACATCAACATCTTTCCTGCTGCCTCAGCCGCCGCATCCTTGTTTGAATATCGGGTAACATTTCTTCTCTATCTTCTTTCGGTACAcgatcaaaaaaataaaaataataagggaTAATATATTTTTGGCTATTAAACTTGATAACTTGTCTACTTTTGGTCCGCTTTTGCACTCGAAGTTGACAACTagttccatttttcttttatccGATCATGTTCCATTAACACTAGTTGTATAATCAAATCTTGatagaattcaaatttaatgaccaaaatgattctaattgttaaattcatgaaccaaaatagaaaaaaaaatataagtatcaaAATGAACCTAATTGTCGAGTTTAATGACTACCAAATTATATTAtctcaaagaaaaacaaagaattcAAGTAACATAGGTTCTTATCAGCCAAAAagaagattatatatatatatatatatatatatatggaaatggTGATAATTTGGTAGTGGAATTTGTGTTGATGCAGTGGGACATACCAGGAAGAAGCAACTGATCAAGTGAGGAGGAATGAACTTGACCTTACCCTTGAACCTATTTATACCTGCCATCTGGGATATTTTGCTGCATGAAACTGGTACtctaaatacatacatatatacatatacattgtatgcatgcatgcatgtatgtatgtatatatgagaATGCTTTGATTTAGCAGCTAATTATGAAGTTTTGGATTGTGTGAATATAGGCAGAAATGGAGTTGCATTATCATGGCAtgctaaaaggaaaaagaaatttgttgGAAACTCATGGCTTTTTATGTATGTTACTActttgacatatatatatatatatatgtctatgATAAGTGTATAATATATCTATGGATCTCGGATTTCCCATTATTAGTTATCAAGTtccaatttattaattatcCAGGCTTTTTATTGTAAATTTGGTCAAATATTGCTACTAATCCTTATATTATGTATAAGTTGTGGGTTTAGTTTAATATTccaatttagttaattttagtctAGGAGAAACTAAAAACTTCAGATCACTTCTATGGCCATGCAAAAGGCTTAAATAATCAGACCGGTAAACGTTGATTCGTTATTTTTAGATcatatactttttgaattttgaaaatttgggtCTAAACTAAACTTTAGCAGTTAAATCTATTAGGTCAAATTCTGCCGTTAGTCTCGCGAGTTATGGATATAGTCCttgttcaaaaattattttgatctTTACCAACTTAaacaacatttataattttatctaaataaattttttaaaaaattttgtatgtttgatgtttatttaggaaaaaaaaactaaattggcaagtcctcattttcaaaaataatttaattattatgttatataagGGTTAGTTTTATTAAACTAAGGTAAGacctattttataaaaattatgtattcGAGAAACAAGGTTTAGTATATCTTTGCTTTTACAAAGTgttaattgaaaagaaattaaaaaaagtgatttttgagaagtttgataaatatataaacttataataaaattataattttaatttattattaatattttgatatatgaaatataaattttaaatattttaagtaattaatgtaaattcttataaattttaatttgaagatataaatcatatttcaaatataaaataattcttacaaatttaaatatataattttatatattttaaatattttaaaaaagagaaataaaaggaaTTTATTTTTGTGATGGTAAATGAAGGTAAGTGttcaaaagataatttgaaaaatgttgttttaaaaccaatgctaaatatattttgataaaatttcgtgatttaatttatttcggATTATCAGAGTTTTCCGAATAATATTTCCAAtgaaacattttcataattttcagaGAGATACCAAATCATAAATGTTTGAAATTCATATTATACAATGAGATATTGTTAATTAGAATTGAACGGTGATATAAAATCGGTTTATTTCCGAtgagataaatataaaatgatatattaactTTGGTTCAATATGTAATgtcatatttcaattttgatttttacgattttataaatgaaaatttgatttaattcaattttagaaaTCACTAACAGCATTCTATgttgatatattgcatacacaaacaattatattaatccgatataaaaataaatgtacgTATTcgtttctttaaatgtgtacaattgaatcaaaatcaaagtttattgTATACATTTGAATCACGATTCaagttttatatgtataattgcaccaaataaAAGTTCACATTAGACcaaaattcatatatgaatttgatattcATCCTTATTTTCAACATCATAGTTTTTTTCTAAGcaaataaagtaaaaacaaCACTCAAAATCTTAACACACAAATTAGCTAATCTATATTAACTTAAAACTTAGGTAGTCAATGTATAATCATAAAGgcatttatgtatttataattttaataaaatatcaaattattctgaattttttgaaaaaaaaccttTCAGTACTTAAGTGAAAAAAGGTAGAATTTGGGATCCGattttgtaattaaaccaaattgtTTAACTCCTTAGAAATTATATGAGGCAAAGGCCCATATAATGTCTCAGCCAAAGCCCATCAACGATAAGCCTCTTTAAGCTCTTACAGAACCCAAAACCTTAAAACTGAAAAACCCTGTCTTTCCCCCTCGATATTTTCCTCCGCCAAAATAAACCCATTAAATTTCCCGCCGCCGCCGAGACCGACAAAGATACGCCGGCTTAGCCATGGCTAAGCAATCGACCGCCGGAGCTAAAACCAAGaagaaatcaaacaaaaaacaCCACAAAAAATCCGATCCAGATGTCATCTCCATGAAGCTCAAGTCTCAAAAGCCTAACCCTTTCGAAACCATCTGGTCCCGTCGCAAGTTCGACATACTCGGCAAGAAACGCAAAGGCGAAGAACGCCGCATCGGCCGTGCACGTTCCCTCGCCATTCAAAAGGTAAATTATAAAACACTATCccccataaaaatttcaactttttttttgccCCATATTTGTTAGCGTGTTGATATGATTTTTTTGGCGGTTTTGTTTCAGAGGAAGAAAACACTGTTGAAAGAGTATGAGCAAAGTACAAAGTCTTCTGTTTTTGTTGATAAGAGAATTGGTGAACAAAATGATGACTTGGGAGAGTTTGAAAAGGGTATCTTGAGGTCTCAACGTGAACGTCAggttgttttctctttttgaatGCTTGTGTGTGTATGTAGTTTATAAGTGAAATATTGAAGTCTAGTCGAATTGAGCATTGCTTGAACATAATGGGAGAATGGAAGCTGGAATATTCCTtcattgataaaaatatatatatatatatttaacattctaaataatatattgaTTGAATCTTTATAGTACTCGAGTTTAGCCTGTGCTGTATTTGTTACTTCTATTTGCATGATTGGAAAAATGAATACCTGTTGAGATTAAGTTTATATGATTCTGTAGTTGAAATTGGGAAAAAAGAGCAAGTTCAATTTATCAGATGGAGAAGAAGACGAGTTTGATGCTCCGGAATTTGGTTCCCTTCCGGAGAGGGatgattttgaggatgaaatgctgTCCGATGACGATAATTATGCTGATGAAAGTAAGATTAAACTTCTGCTCTTCATTATGATGATGctttataatttgtttatagATAATCTAAATTTCCTAGTAactgttttttttcatttgttagacAATGTATTGTTTAACTAGTTAGCTTTTACATATCAGTAACACATGGAAGTGGTCATAGTTCCTGCTTATTTGTCTTTAAAGCTTCAGTCTACAGCAAGAACTTTGTATTCTTCTTTATGTACTTGCCATTATCAATAAGCTTAAAGCTTGTTTTTGTTAATGATGCATGCAAATGCAGTAATTTAGTTTAGGCCTGAGTTGTCATCTTCTCGGCTCTCCTTTTACTATATTTCTGCGTATTTTGGTGGATGTTCTGTTCTTTATGTACATTCCAATCTATTATTCTTTATGTgaatatttttaccttttttcgTATTATTTCTTTAAGCTACATTAATGGTCATGATGATTTGTTCTCCTTTTCAGAGCGGTCAACGGTCTTAAAGTACCTTAATTCTCACAGTGCCAAGGATCCCTTGGAAGGGGATTTGATAGAAGGAGAAGAAAATGTAAGACCTATTCTCTTTCATTAAGAAACGCTTGTTTGTAGTTGTGTTTGATGGTCAGCTTAGCAATTTCAATGTTATCGGTCGTTTGTGTTTGGTCTTATCCTCATTAGGGTTATATACGATATACAGAGCGTTTAAATTGATGGTTTTCATTCTACAGAAGCACAAATCCAAGAAGGAAATAATGGAAGAGGTTATTTTGAAGAGCAAGTTTTTCAAGGTAAAATTTCATATGCACCATAAAGGTGACTCTATTGTTTCCCAACTGTTGTTGTGTCTTGACATCTGGtctctaatttttttccttgttttgtaCCAGGCACAAAAAGCTAGAGATAAAGAAGAAAACGAGCAACTGATGGATGAATTAGATAAGAGCTTCTCATCTTTAGTGCAGTCCCAAGCCTTATTGTCTCTCACTGAGCCAGGCAAAATGAATGCCTTGAAAGCTCTCGTGAACAAGAGCATTCCGGATGAGCATGTGAAAAAGGAAGAGTTAGCCGTTGCGCGGAAATCTGAAACTAATAATCAGGTACTGAGTTAGGGTTCTACGTCGGGtcttattaaacttatgttacTCTTACTTGGGTGTCTGTTTGATGCATATCTGTATCCAGCACGGGTATGGTTagatttttctaagttttctgTTGCATTTGGAGGATCCTTTGAGCTCATATATCTGTATCCGTGTCTCAGACTGGAGTTTTAGACACggatatttaaaagaaaaatgaagtgtAATCAACATGGTATTAAACTGGCCATGCTGATCAGTGCTCTTGCCCATGCAAAGTTCTGATCTTCATTTATTTGCTACTGTTTTCTGAAATCTTACTTTAGCATGCCGTATTTCTTCACTGTTAGTGTTAGTATGTTATTGCTTTTAGTGGTGCATCAAAATTAAgcatttttccccttttttaccGACAGGAACAACCTGATTCGTATGATAAACTTGTCCATGAGATGGTATTGGATATGCGTGCTCGGCCATCTGACAGGACAAAGACGCCCGAAGAGATTGCCCAAGAGGAAAGGGAGCGACTCGAGCGATTAGAGGTATCTGTGGTCAAAGCTCAACTACTTCCTTTTGGTTATATTTGCTTTTTCATGCTATAGTTTTATTTGGAGAGCTATTTAGTAGCTATTACAGTTGATAGAGTTTTCCGAGATATGGAAATTCACATAAAACAGGGCTTTATCTTGTGCTTTATTGGTTCGAAATAAGATTTTGTTTGATATGGTAACTACTATTATCGTTATTTCATGGTTATATATGTTAAAGACGCTATGTTAGAATGtttgattattattgttatttcaTGGTTATATATGTTAAAGACGCTATGTTAGAatgtttgattattattattattttttcttggttatatATGTTAAAGACACTATGTTAGAATGTTTGCTTAAGAACTTACATAGGATTCCCCAAATTTCAGGAGGAGCGTCAAAAGAGGATGTTAGCAACGGATTATTCTAGTGATGAAGATGGTGAAAATGCGGAGAAAGATTATGCTCAGAGGCCAAGGGCTATCTCGGGAGATGATCTTGGTGACTCCTTTGCACTTGATGATGAGCCTGGTAATAAAAAGGGTTGGGTTGATGAGATTCTTGAAAGAAAAGATGCTAATGATTCCGAGGATGAAGATGAGGATGATTCTGAAGATTTGGGAAGTGCCGAAGATACcgatgaagatgaagaatctgaagaagaagaagaagatgatgaaaatgaatgtgaaaagacTCTCTCTTTGAAGGACTGGGAGCAGAGCGATGATAACAATGTTGGTACAGATTTGGAAGAGGATGAGGAGACCGATGAACATGATGAGGCCATTGGTGATGAAGATGTGGATAAAAAAAGCCgtaacaaaacaaacaaaactgAACTTAAGAAATGTGTAGAGTCTGTGGATGCAAAAAAACCCAAAGCAAGTGGCAAACATACTTCAACAAAGTTGGATATTCCGTTTATAATCGAAGCTCCAAAGAACCTAGAGGAACTGTCTTCCTTATTGGAGAATCATTCTAATGATGACGTTATTGTGATTATCAATCGAATTCGGGCAAGCAATGCAATTAAGCTTGCCGCAGAAAATCGGAAGAAAATGCAAGTAAGTTTCCTTATAGGATATTCTGATATCCTACCAATATTGAGATTGGCATCTTCAATTTAAAACTGATATATCTTCTATTTACCAGGTATTTTATGGTGTTCTTTTGCAATATTTTGCCGTGTTAGCAAATAAAAAGCccttgaattttgagttatcgAATTTGCTTGTCAAGCCAATAATGGAGATGAGTACGGAGATCCCATTTTTCTCCGCAATATGTGCTCGTGAGCGAATCTTACGAACTCGCGTACAATTTTGTGAGGCTCTCAAGAACCATGGTATGTGATTGCTTGATTCTTTGTCACTGCCCTAACTTTATTATATTTGTAGAATTCCTTATaagatgcattttattttatttgcagaAAATGGATGCTGGCCTACCTTGAAAACGTTGTTTCTCCTGAGGTTATGGTCCATGATTTTTCCATGCTCTGATTATCGTCATGTAGTAACAACTCCAGCACTATTGTTAATGTGCGAGTATCTGATGCGTTGTCCCATTATGTCGGGTCGAGATGTCGCTATTGGTTCGTTTCTATGTTCCATGATTCTCATGGTATGTACATGTTTATCCTTTTCACTCTATCCTTGAACTTGTCTTGTAAGAGTTTGAAGTTTCTTCTTACACGCACCTTATGACATCTTAGATAATGGTCTTCTCTTTTTGTTTATTGAGCGTATGAAAATCAGTTACTTTAAAGCACGCTGCTTAATAATTGTGTTACAAATGAAATTCGTATTTATAAGTTTATCTGTCCAATCACTTGTATTCTTATGGTCCCTAACTTGTAAAGCCAGATTCGAACCTAGGCATTGCCACAAACCCACaactacaaaaggattttaccAAATTGATTCACATGTTTACAAACGTACGATATATATGCCGTTCCTTACATGATAAGTCTTGGTATTTGTAGTTCACGAAGCAATCTCGGAAGTTCTGTCCTGAAGCTATTATGTTCCTCCGAACTCTGTTGATGGCAGCTACAGACCACAAACTAGCATCCGAGCAAGATTCACAAGTATTTTAACTTCCTCATTGCAGCCTATGAACAATAATAGTAAACATAATTAGACAacagttttcttttttcctaataaatttgttttctcGTGCTACTTATTGGACTAAATTGTTCTATTTATGTACATTTCTTTCTTATCAGTTCTATCATTTTATGGAACTGAAAGCACTCAGGCCCTTATTATGCATACATGATGGCGTGGATGAAATTAATCCTCTGAATTTCCTCATGGTAATGGAAATGTCAGATTACTCGTCGTTTTTCTGCTCGGATAATTTCAGGTCAGCAGTTGTTGCTGTTTTTCATTGTTGGTTTCTTTGTCTCATTTCATTAATTCTACTGTCCTAGGTAAGTTTCGACTTATATGGACTTTTCCCTTTCATTGCGTTTATCTTCAGGGCAAGTGCACTGCTAACTGTGATTGAAACTTTGCGAGGATTTATCGAGATCTATGACGGGTTGAACTCCTTTCCCGAAATTTTCTTACCAATTGCAACATTATTAGTTGAAGTTTCGGAGCAGAAACACATGCCGAAGGCACTGAAAGATAAGTTCAACAATGTTTCTCAACTCATTAAGAAGAAAGCAGGCGAAACTCATACGCTGCGGAGACCACTTCAGCTACGCAAGCAGAAGCCGGCTCCTATCAAATTACTTAATCCGAAATTCGAAGAGAAGTAAATCACATTAGCtctaattttaacttttacctCCCGTCTCAATGATATTTAGACTCGGGGGACTAATGGTCTATTTCCCATGTTACATTGCAGCTTTGTTAAAGGTAGAGACTACGATCCTGATCGAGAACGAGCCGAGAGAAGAAAGCTACAAAAACTGATAAAACGCGAAGCTAAAGGCGCGGCTCGAGAGTTACGTAAAGACAATTATTTCTTATACGAGGCGAAGCAAAGAGATAAGGAATTAGTGGAAAAGGAAAGAGCAGCTAACTATGGAAGGGCGATAGCATTTTTGCAAGAACAAGAACATGCCTTTAAATCTGGACAATTAGGTAAAGGCAGTAAGAAGAGGAGGAGATG
The sequence above is a segment of the Gossypium raimondii isolate GPD5lz chromosome 4, ASM2569854v1, whole genome shotgun sequence genome. Coding sequences within it:
- the LOC105779851 gene encoding truncated transcription factor CAULIFLOWER A-like, yielding MGRGRVQLKRIENKINRQVTFSKRRAGLLKKAHEISVLCDAEVALIVFSHKGKLFEYSTDSCMEKILERYERYSYAERQLVATESQPQGNWSMEYNRLKAKVDLLQKNHRHYMGEDLDSLSLKELQNLEQQLDTAIKHIRSKKNQLISESISELQRKEKAIQEQNAMLAKQIKEREKTVAQAQQSQWGQHQQQLGLNTSTSFLLPQPPHPCLNIGGTYQEEATDQVRRNELDLTLEPIYTCHLGYFAA
- the LOC105779847 gene encoding uncharacterized protein LOC105779847, translated to MAKQSTAGAKTKKKSNKKHHKKSDPDVISMKLKSQKPNPFETIWSRRKFDILGKKRKGEERRIGRARSLAIQKRKKTLLKEYEQSTKSSVFVDKRIGEQNDDLGEFEKGILRSQRERQLKLGKKSKFNLSDGEEDEFDAPEFGSLPERDDFEDEMLSDDDNYADEKRSTVLKYLNSHSAKDPLEGDLIEGEENKHKSKKEIMEEVILKSKFFKAQKARDKEENEQLMDELDKSFSSLVQSQALLSLTEPGKMNALKALVNKSIPDEHVKKEELAVARKSETNNQEQPDSYDKLVHEMVLDMRARPSDRTKTPEEIAQEERERLERLEEERQKRMLATDYSSDEDGENAEKDYAQRPRAISGDDLGDSFALDDEPGNKKGWVDEILERKDANDSEDEDEDDSEDLGSAEDTDEDEESEEEEEDDENECEKTLSLKDWEQSDDNNVGTDLEEDEETDEHDEAIGDEDVDKKSRNKTNKTELKKCVESVDAKKPKASGKHTSTKLDIPFIIEAPKNLEELSSLLENHSNDDVIVIINRIRASNAIKLAAENRKKMQVFYGVLLQYFAVLANKKPLNFELSNLLVKPIMEMSTEIPFFSAICARERILRTRVQFCEALKNHENGCWPTLKTLFLLRLWSMIFPCSDYRHVVTTPALLLMCEYLMRCPIMSGRDVAIGSFLCSMILMFTKQSRKFCPEAIMFLRTLLMAATDHKLASEQDSQFYHFMELKALRPLLCIHDGVDEINPLNFLMVMEMSDYSSFFCSDNFRASALLTVIETLRGFIEIYDGLNSFPEIFLPIATLLVEVSEQKHMPKALKDKFNNVSQLIKKKAGETHTLRRPLQLRKQKPAPIKLLNPKFEENFVKGRDYDPDRERAERRKLQKLIKREAKGAARELRKDNYFLYEAKQRDKELVEKERAANYGRAIAFLQEQEHAFKSGQLGKGSKKRRR